The Erigeron canadensis isolate Cc75 chromosome 4, C_canadensis_v1, whole genome shotgun sequence genome window below encodes:
- the LOC122597448 gene encoding uncharacterized protein LOC122597448, with protein MTYSQISDITYSCFGVSKQQFKLQLYLWYEFKGVPFRNLITDDNTLEMIYYLGEAQFEVKFEHSFTNQLLSLTQSQCFFQGSNQPEDNEDDEDNEDDADNDDDEDNVDDEDNDDEDDEHVQDHEIDPMVGGSSDEAPYTSDDTIDAYSVDGDVSGDEEEERAHAQGPLEHEELVNLQDDNEDRLMPFNDVQEDVVFWSPDRNVIEKGMFFQSKAELIHVVRLWNIRENRELIVMDTRPAFWKAQCMTRGKNYRGVLDWVPCRWLVNRNRLGLFQITKWVESHNCYGEVISNNNRCMTASMIASEILSQVREDLTLKIRQIQAQVKTTFNVDVSYAKAWNARRLAIERLYGTWPSNFDALPKYVAELQRANPDTVVEWLHSPTSSSHIHKFKYVFWAFGPAIRAFQRCIPVIFVDGTHLKGSYKGKLLTVVTKNANGQLLPVAYGLVDEESNESWGWFLNLFEKHVGSQRQGDLCIISDRHQGILNVVSQIDGWHHRYCLRHVCSNVNSHFKNRRIKNLAWVIGSTSQSSKYTWAINTIKGEDDVVWPYLRNIGLEKWTLRHDSALRHWGNLTTNIAECQNNILGKARMLPIRALIESTFTWTRDHFVSQYRKASSWNPPLARKMWQVYQMRERASTSHRVEVFDERTGNYTIRTNQRNAQGEYTYNVVMGENRKKCSCGAWQHQRFPCSHAIAVCGYKQERAANLPSKRYTTRT; from the coding sequence ATGATAATACTTTGGAAATGATTTATTATCTTGGTGAAGCGCAATTTGAAGTGAAGTTCGAGCATAGTTTTACAAACCAGTTGTTAAGCTTGACTCAAAGCCAGTGTTTTTTTCAAGGGAGTAACCAGCCAGAAGATaacgaagatgatgaagataacgAAGATGATGCagacaatgacgatgatgaagacaatgtcgatgatgaagacaatgacgATGAAGACGATGAACATGTTCAAGATCATGAAATTGACCCAATGGTTGGTGGATCAAGCGACGAGGCACCTTATACAAGTGATGATACCATCGACGCATATAGCGTTGATGGGGATGTATctggagatgaagaagaagaaagggcTCATGCACAAGGTCCTTTGGAGCATGAAGAACTTGTTAATCTTCAAGATGATAATGAAGATCGTCTAATGCCATTCAATGACGTTCAAGAAGATGTGGTATTTTGGTCGCCAGATAGAAATGTGATAGAAAAAGGAATGTTTTTTCAGAGCAAGGCGGAGCTTATACACGTTGTTAGGCTTTGGAACATAAGAGAAAACAGAGAACTTATTGTTATGGATACAAGGCCAGCGTTTTGGAAAGCACAGTGCATGACCAGGGGGAAGAATTATCGTGGTGTTTTGGACTGGGTCCCGTGTAGGTGGCTTGTTAACAGAAACAGATTAGGATTGTTTCAGATCACAAAGTGGGTGGAGAGTCACAATTGTTATGGAGAAGTGATATCTAATAACAATCGTTGTATGACAGCAAGTATGATTGCTTCTGAAATTTTGTCACAAGTGCGGGaggatttaactttaaaaattagACAGATCCAGGCCCAAGTAAAAACAACGTTCAATGTTGATGTGAGCTACGCCAAGGCGTGGAATGCAAGAAGGTTAGCAATTGAAAGGTTGTATGGAACTTGGCCGAGTAACTTTGATGCACTGCCCAAGTATGTTGCTGAATTACAACGTGCTAACCCAGACACTGTTGTGGAATGGCTCCATTCTCCAACCAGTTCAAGCCATATACATAAATTCAAGTATGTATTTTGGGCATTTGGACCGGCAATTAGGGCATTCCAACGTTGTATTCCGGTGATCTTTGTCGATGGCACTCATTTGAAAGGCAGCTACAAAGGTAAGTTGTTAACTGTAGTGACAAAGAACGCCAATGGACAACTATTGCCGGTCGCTTATGGCTTGGTTGATGAAGAGTCTAATGAAAGTTGGGGATGGTTTCTAAATCTCTTTGAAAAGCATGTCGGGTCGCAGAGGCAAGGTGATTTGTGTATCATTTCAGACCGTCACCAAGGCATTCTTAATGTAGTGAGCCAAATTGATGGGTGGCATCATCGGTATTGTTTGAGGCACGTTTGTAGCAACGTCAACTCGCACTTCAAGAACAGGAGAATCAAAAATCTGGCTTGGGTTATCGGTTCCACCTCCCAATCATCCAAGTATACTTGGGCGATAAACACAATCAAAGgagaagatgatgttgtttgGCCGTATTTGAGGAACATTGGTTTGGAGAAGTGGACTCTAAGGCACGACTCGGCGCTTCGTCATTGGGGTAACTTAACGACAAACATTGCCGAGTGCCAAAACAATATCCTTGGTAAGGCTCGAATGCTACCTATTAGAGCTTTAATTGAGAGCACTTTTACTTGGACAAGAGACCATTTTGTCAGCCAATACCGGAAGGCAAGTAGTTGGAACCCACCACTAGCTCGCAAAATGTGGCAGGTTTATCAGATGCGTGAACGAGCGTCAACAAGCCATAGAGtggaagtgtttgatgaacGAACAGGTAATTACACGATCAGAACAAACCAAAGAAATGCACAAGGCGAGTACACATACAATGTTGTCATGGGGGAGAATAGGAAAAAATGCTCTTGTGGAGCTTGGCAGCATCAAAGGTTTCCATGTTCTCATGCCATTGCTGTTTGCGGATATAAACAAGAGAGAGCTGCTAATCTTCCAAGTAAAAGGTACACAACTAGGACATAG